The following is a genomic window from Magnetococcus sp. PR-3.
GTCGACCTGATGAACAGCACGGATCAATCCGTGCCGGAGATCGCCGAGCAACTGGATGTCAATTCAAAGAACCTTTACAACTGGCGGGCACAAGCGGCAGCCAAGAAAGCAGGCGGCAAATCTCCTGAAATGGTTGATCTTCAGCGGGAAAATAAGCAGCTACGTAAAGAGCTAGCCCAGTTGAAAGAAGAACAAACCATCTTAAAAAAAGCCGCCGCGTACTTTGCCAAGGACATCCAGTAAAGTACGCCTTTATCCAACAGCAAAGGCGTTACCATTCAGTTGAACATCTTTGCTGCGTACTGGGTGTCTCTAAAAGTGGCTATTACGATTGGCTCAACCGGCGAGAATCAGCCCGGACAGAGGAAAACAGGCTTTTAGGGGAATGGATCGTTGAGATCTTTCATGGAAGCCGAGCAACCTACGGCTCCAGGCGTATACACCGCTGTTTGGTTGAGCATGGTGTTCGCGTCAGTAGGAGGCGAGTTGCCAGGATCAAACGCAAACTTGGTCTGGAGTGTAAAGCGCAGCGTTGTTTCAAGGTCATTACCACAGATTCAAATCACTCTTTGCCCGTAGCGCCAAACCACTTGAACCGTGAGTTTACCGCTGAGCGGCCAGATCAGGCATATGTGGGCGATATCACCTACGTTGCGACCAAAGAAGGCTGGCTCTATCTGGCTGTTTGGATAGACCTTTTNGTTGCGACCAAAGAAGGCTGGCTCTATCTGGCTGTTTGGATAGACCTTTTCTCACGTAGCGTTGTGGGCTGGTCCATGGCCGACCACATGAAGGCATCATTGGTAACGGACGCCCTAAGAATGGCCTGCTTCAAGCGTAGGCCGCCAGTAGGCTTAATGGTCCATAGCGATAGAGGAAGCCAGTACACATCTAATCTTTTCACTGGCCTGCTCAAAGAGAAGGGATATCTCCAAAGCATGAGCCGTCTTGGAGACTGCTGGAATAACGCACCAGCGGAGAGCTTTTTTGGCACATTGAAAACTGAGTTGATCGGAGGTTTTGTTTTCAACTCTCGTGAAGAGGCTAAGCAGGCCATCTTTGAGTACATCGAGGTCTTTTATAACCGCCAGAGAAAGCATTCAACCATCGGCTATATGACCCCTGAACAGTGCGATCTGGCATTCACAGTTTCTGCGTAAAAAACCGTCCAGAAAAGTGTTGCCCCATCAGTGCGGCGGGAGGCTCTACTGCCGGGTCTTCTGCTGCTGCTTCTGTCCTTCTACTCACCAGTTCCTTGAGGTTTAGCGGGTCACTAGACTCAGCAGCTCACAATGGTCAGCCACAGATTTGGTCGGATTCGCATAACCCATTACTTCAATCCAGGGGGATAGCAATGTTTGGTTTTGAATAAAACGCTAGCATGAGTCATCAAGATTACATTAAGATGCCCGATTTACTGGCAACCTCTTTTGTTCTAAAGGAAAGTATTTTATGTTTCACATCCATAAACATTTATTCAGCGGATCTTTATTAGGAGTCGTCGCGGGTCTGTGTATCAGTGCAACGCCGGTAAGTGCTGAAGAGTCTTCCCAGTGGTTAGGTTCTGGAGAATGGTCAGGATTTCATGCTGGTGTCCATCTGGGAGGTGTGCTCCTCAACAGTAAAGGTGTAGACCAGAATGCAATTTTTGATACCTTTGATAGTCAAGTAAAAGGTGGACTTATCGGCCTTCAGTTGGGTGTTAACCGGCAGCAGGAGCAATGGATTTTTGGTCTTGAAAGTGATCTCTCCTTGGGAAATATCCAAGGAACCCACATGACTTCTATAGGGCTAATTGCAGAGACTAATGTTGACTATATAGCTACGTTGCGTCCTCGGGTAGGTCGGCTATTTGGCAATACTCTAGCCTATGCCACCACCGGTATTGCTTTCTCCAGGATGGAGGCAGAATTCCAGGGTAACCCACCAAGCGATAAAAAGACTCATACCGGCTTTACAGTAGGTGCGGGTCTAGAGCACCGTCTCAGTTCTAAACTCTCAGTTAAGGGTGACTGGCTCTACACCAATTTCAATAGCAAAGTTTATAGTGCATCTGGCGGTCAAGCATCTTTAGATCCTGACGGTCACCTTCTACGTGTTGGTTTAAACTACAGCTTTTAAGCACATAATGACCAAGTCCACCACCCCATGCATCTTAAGAGGGGTGGTGGTCTTGGCTTTTGCCCTAGAATGGGTGTCTGAGTCCGTGCAGTGAACTTGCGCGTGTAATCCCCGCTCTTATCCTTCGTGTATACCCAGCCCAACATCTTCAGGCACTTGTTAAGGGCGCGTACAGAGATAGGTGGGGACAGCATCTTGCCTACCTGGGTTGCGGTATAGAACCCTCCACGGTCCACCCGCGTGTTGTAGGCCTCAACCTTTGGGGCCATCTCCACGATCTGCTGCTGCTTCTCCTGGTTCTTCTGCTCCAGTACAGCTTTCTCCTCAGCCAGCCGCATCTTCTCGTCTTCCAGATCAGCAGCCATGCGTAACGCATCACGGAAACTTTCAGGCACATTGGCCGAAGCTGCTTCCTTCTCGTTGGTTACCTCCACGTTCATGTGCCCGCTCATGATGTCGTCGATCACGAGGTCACACCACACGGCGAACTTCACGTCCAGCCAACGCGCAAAGAACACGGCCAGCTTGGGGTGACCTCATGTACCTTCGCGGCTTCCTTGTGTAGCTTCCCAAATTTTGTCTTCACTAATCTCTAGGG
Proteins encoded in this region:
- a CDS encoding IS3 family transposase (programmed frameshift) gives rise to the protein MSKRQLKRYTQGFKDRAVDLMNSTDQSVPEIAEQLDVNSKNLYNWRAQAAAKKAGGKSPEMVDLQRENKQLRKELAQLKEEQTILKKAAGVLCQGHPVKYAFIQQQRRYHSVEHLCCVLGVSKSGYYDWLNRRESARTEENRLLGEWIVEIFHGSRATYGSRRIHRCLVEHGVRVSRRRVARIKRKLGLECKAQRCFKVITTDSNHSLPVAPNHLNREFTAERPDQAYVGDITYVATKEGWLYLAVWIDLXVATKEGWLYLAVWIDLFSRSVVGWSMADHMKASLVTDALRMACFKRRPPVGLMVHSDRGSQYTSNLFTGLLKEKGYLQSMSRLGDCWNNAPAESFFGTLKTELIGGFVFNSREEAKQAIFEYIEVFYNRQRKHSTIGYMTPEQCDLAFTVSA
- a CDS encoding outer membrane protein, which translates into the protein MFHIHKHLFSGSLLGVVAGLCISATPVSAEESSQWLGSGEWSGFHAGVHLGGVLLNSKGVDQNAIFDTFDSQVKGGLIGLQLGVNRQQEQWIFGLESDLSLGNIQGTHMTSIGLIAETNVDYIATLRPRVGRLFGNTLAYATTGIAFSRMEAEFQGNPPSDKKTHTGFTVGAGLEHRLSSKLSVKGDWLYTNFNSKVYSASGGQASLDPDGHLLRVGLNYSF
- a CDS encoding phage antirepressor KilAC domain-containing protein, which gives rise to MIDDIMSGHMNVEVTNEKEAASANVPESFRDALRMAADLEDEKMRLAEEKAVLEQKNQEKQQQIVEMAPKVEAYNTRVDRGGFYTATQVGKMLSPPISVRALNKCLKMLGWVYTKDKSGDYTRKFTARTQTPILGQKPRPPPLLRCMGWWTWSLCA